A genome region from Akkermansiaceae bacterium includes the following:
- a CDS encoding site-specific integrase yields MTATGKRQRHFFANRDAAREEKHNLGEKYAEHGSNAAAISPTLASDATRAAEILSPYDVSLVTAARFFAEARQRDAASETVSKAVAAYLKASGGLRERTYRSYQNTLNLLVSAYGERTLSTLTATEITDAGGLEVQGAGAALRWRNLKAFWNWCAKSPRGWCVKELFEEVEAPKTSNDREVSILSPAEATTLLRTAQKHYPGAVASFALSLFAGIRAEELKRLSTEDVTADGIELSSRITKKGRRRHITLSPTLAAWLKAYPFEPVPNWDNVSAAVRRLAGWKVESPLLKKPPKPTRGTWPQNVLRHSHATYAIAAGARLETLLFEFGHTGSPAVLRAHYVGKASKKVALEFFAIRPQGTAKKTPLSVVKKVEGAA; encoded by the coding sequence ATGACCGCTACCGGAAAGCGTCAGCGACACTTCTTCGCCAACCGAGACGCCGCGAGGGAAGAAAAACATAATCTGGGTGAGAAGTATGCAGAACACGGGAGCAATGCTGCGGCAATCTCCCCTACTCTTGCAAGCGATGCCACAAGGGCGGCGGAGATCCTCAGCCCCTACGACGTGTCGTTGGTGACCGCAGCTCGCTTTTTCGCCGAGGCTCGACAACGCGATGCGGCGAGCGAAACGGTTTCGAAGGCTGTCGCCGCCTATTTGAAGGCAAGTGGTGGTCTGCGGGAACGAACTTACAGATCCTATCAGAATACCCTGAATCTCTTGGTCTCGGCTTACGGTGAACGAACCCTCTCCACCCTCACCGCCACCGAAATCACGGACGCAGGGGGACTGGAAGTTCAAGGTGCCGGAGCAGCATTGCGTTGGCGCAATCTTAAAGCTTTTTGGAACTGGTGCGCGAAGAGCCCAAGGGGTTGGTGCGTCAAGGAACTGTTCGAGGAAGTGGAGGCTCCAAAGACAAGCAATGATAGAGAAGTGTCCATTCTCTCCCCCGCTGAAGCCACGACCCTGTTGAGGACCGCTCAAAAGCACTACCCGGGCGCAGTCGCATCTTTCGCTTTGTCACTGTTTGCTGGGATCCGGGCGGAGGAACTGAAGAGACTCAGCACAGAAGACGTCACCGCTGACGGTATCGAGCTATCCAGCAGGATTACGAAGAAAGGACGGCGGCGGCACATCACCCTGTCTCCGACTCTGGCTGCCTGGTTGAAGGCCTATCCGTTCGAGCCCGTCCCAAACTGGGATAACGTATCTGCAGCCGTCCGCCGTCTTGCCGGATGGAAGGTGGAGAGTCCCCTGTTGAAAAAACCACCGAAGCCGACACGTGGAACATGGCCTCAGAACGTGTTGAGACATTCCCATGCAACGTATGCCATCGCCGCCGGTGCGCGCTTGGAAACATTGCTTTTCGAGTTCGGCCACACCGGGAGCCCGGCAGTCCTGCGCGCACATTACGTGGGCAAGGCGAGCAAAAAGGTAGCACTGGAGTTTTTTGCGATCCGCCCCCAGGGCACCGCTAAGAAAACTCCTCTGTCGGTAGTGAAAAAGGTGGAGGGAGCGGCATGA
- a CDS encoding DNA polymerase I, with protein sequence MEPPSKAWSVDFEYSTDDNFRPVPICMVAREIFSGELRRIWLWDDPPLDCPIDFTGSLYAAYAASAEMSCHLKLGWDMPECIVDLHAEYCAEKAGLLPQRKGLLYALSSYGISGIAAGEKNDMRDLCIRGGPYTEKQREEILTYCQSDVDATAELFLKMWPRVSGHFSPALWRGEYGKAVAKIEANGIPLDVPELKRLRGAWPRIKNQMIRTVDTHYDVFEGETFKEAKFAAWVEKEKIDWPLLESGRPDLKRRTFSDMSKRESRVHPLHELRKTLSELRLQDIPVGTDNRNHFAVMPYRSKTGRNQPKGKKFIFAGAKWLRHLIRPEPGMALAYVDWSGQEFGIAAYKSGDTNMIEAYESGDPHLSFAKFARAVPQDATKDSHPSDRKVFKIANLGILMGMGVRGLSMQLGNREAKAVQLLRSHKEVFPDYWSWSDDNLNHYLDGHALYGAMGWPLNPSLGTKTTTARNFKLQANGAEMMRLAAIAITAKGIRVCCPVHDAFLVEAPVGEIDEVVESVQESMAEASSVVLGGPQIRTDVDIFRYPARYEEVGGTGMWDLVNGFANLLNEEGGKPTMSRRLPEQ encoded by the coding sequence ATGGAGCCTCCGTCCAAAGCTTGGTCTGTCGACTTCGAGTACAGCACCGATGATAACTTCCGCCCGGTGCCGATCTGTATGGTGGCGCGGGAAATTTTCAGCGGCGAGTTGCGCCGTATCTGGCTATGGGATGATCCACCGTTAGATTGCCCCATAGATTTCACCGGGTCCCTCTACGCAGCCTACGCGGCAAGCGCCGAGATGAGCTGCCATCTCAAGCTGGGTTGGGACATGCCTGAGTGTATTGTCGACCTACACGCGGAGTACTGCGCCGAAAAGGCTGGCTTGCTGCCTCAGAGAAAGGGCCTCTTGTACGCGCTCTCCAGCTATGGCATCTCCGGCATCGCCGCCGGCGAGAAGAATGACATGAGGGACCTTTGCATACGTGGCGGCCCATACACCGAAAAGCAGCGCGAGGAAATACTGACCTACTGCCAGTCCGACGTCGACGCCACCGCTGAGCTTTTCCTCAAGATGTGGCCCCGGGTCTCCGGGCACTTTTCGCCAGCCCTTTGGAGGGGCGAGTATGGGAAGGCTGTTGCTAAGATCGAGGCCAACGGGATCCCACTGGACGTGCCCGAACTCAAGCGCCTGCGGGGCGCGTGGCCGCGGATCAAGAACCAGATGATTCGCACTGTCGATACACATTACGACGTTTTTGAAGGTGAAACCTTCAAGGAGGCCAAGTTTGCGGCGTGGGTCGAAAAGGAGAAGATCGACTGGCCTCTGCTGGAGTCCGGCAGACCAGATCTGAAGAGACGCACCTTCTCCGACATGAGCAAGCGGGAGTCCCGCGTCCACCCTCTTCACGAGCTGCGCAAAACCCTATCAGAGCTGCGCCTCCAGGACATCCCTGTTGGTACCGACAACAGGAACCATTTTGCCGTCATGCCATACCGGTCAAAGACGGGCAGGAACCAGCCCAAGGGCAAAAAATTCATTTTCGCCGGCGCCAAGTGGCTGCGACACCTGATCCGACCCGAGCCCGGCATGGCCTTGGCCTACGTCGATTGGAGTGGGCAGGAGTTCGGTATCGCCGCCTACAAATCCGGGGACACCAACATGATCGAGGCTTACGAGTCCGGCGATCCGCACCTTTCCTTCGCCAAGTTCGCCCGCGCTGTGCCGCAGGATGCCACTAAGGACAGCCACCCAAGCGATCGCAAGGTCTTCAAGATCGCCAACCTCGGGATCCTCATGGGCATGGGCGTCCGTGGCCTGTCCATGCAGCTCGGTAACCGGGAGGCCAAAGCCGTGCAGCTGCTGCGGTCACATAAGGAGGTATTCCCTGACTACTGGTCATGGAGCGACGACAACCTCAACCACTACCTGGACGGCCACGCCCTCTACGGTGCCATGGGTTGGCCGCTGAACCCGTCCCTCGGAACCAAGACCACAACCGCACGGAATTTCAAACTGCAGGCCAATGGCGCGGAGATGATGCGTCTGGCAGCCATCGCGATCACCGCCAAGGGGATCAGGGTATGCTGCCCGGTTCACGACGCCTTCCTGGTGGAGGCTCCGGTGGGCGAGATCGACGAGGTGGTCGAGAGCGTGCAGGAGAGCATGGCCGAGGCCTCGTCGGTGGTGCTCGGTGGTCCACAAATCAGGACCGACGTCGACATTTTCAGGTATCCCGCCCGCTACGAGGAGGTGGGCGGAACCGGCATGTGGGACCTAGTGAACGGGTTCGCTAATTTGCTCAACGAAGAGGGCGGTAAACCCACCATGTCCCGAAGACTACCGGAGCAATGA
- a CDS encoding sigma 54-interacting transcriptional regulator → MKVLLTFTGFHDPFAASAATGEMRAGPILTVLAERSFDRVYLFSTPKTSEIGEKTATAITERHPGVMVEILGIPLKDPTNHLGILRQLRGHFKKLNASHPEAEYSISVSSGTPHMHACWLLLAASGEIPATILQSTPPEFVQAGRSLVREIDIHQKDFPTITRPLDRPEQDADDESSIDDACRELGIVGEDPAFRKALHESFVYSQYDDFHVLLIGETGSGKEYFAQFVHHLGPRAGRPMITVNCSSIPENLVESQLFGHKKGAFTGAASDHEGKFKSADRGVLFLDEIGELPLPAQAKLLRVLEQGEIEPVGSNRPVKVNVRVIAATHRNLREMVQAGTFREDLYQRFGSSITIPPLRARKIDIPVLSSHLLTAWNARHQHQKRLSPAAINELIRYPWPGNVRELRRVIQQSAMLASGKVIHPQDLRFEAPLRTDPMSALPDPSEGFVLAEFLDGIKLHLIQRAMELSGGVQARAARLLGITPQAINQLLKSRNLQ, encoded by the coding sequence ATGAAAGTTCTACTGACATTCACCGGTTTCCACGATCCCTTCGCAGCCTCCGCTGCGACCGGGGAGATGCGAGCCGGGCCGATCCTGACAGTATTGGCAGAGCGCTCGTTTGATCGGGTTTATCTTTTCTCCACGCCGAAGACCTCCGAGATCGGCGAAAAGACCGCCACCGCCATCACAGAACGGCATCCCGGCGTGATGGTGGAGATCCTGGGGATTCCGCTCAAGGATCCCACAAACCACCTTGGCATCCTCCGCCAGCTGCGGGGGCATTTCAAGAAGCTCAACGCCTCCCATCCTGAGGCGGAGTATTCGATCTCCGTCTCATCCGGCACGCCGCACATGCACGCCTGCTGGCTGTTGCTTGCCGCCAGCGGTGAAATTCCGGCCACCATCCTCCAGTCGACTCCACCGGAGTTTGTGCAGGCAGGCCGCAGCCTGGTTCGTGAGATCGACATCCATCAGAAGGACTTCCCCACGATCACGAGGCCGCTGGACAGGCCGGAACAGGACGCGGACGACGAATCCTCGATTGACGACGCATGTCGCGAGCTTGGCATCGTCGGCGAAGATCCGGCGTTCAGAAAAGCGCTGCACGAATCCTTCGTCTACTCGCAATACGACGACTTCCACGTCCTGCTGATCGGCGAGACAGGCAGCGGCAAGGAATACTTTGCGCAGTTCGTCCACCATCTCGGGCCGCGCGCAGGCCGTCCGATGATCACGGTGAACTGCAGCAGTATTCCGGAGAACCTCGTCGAGAGCCAGTTGTTCGGCCACAAGAAAGGAGCCTTCACCGGTGCAGCCAGCGACCACGAGGGGAAATTCAAATCCGCAGACCGGGGGGTGCTTTTCCTGGATGAGATCGGTGAGCTCCCGCTGCCTGCGCAGGCGAAGCTGCTCCGCGTCCTCGAACAAGGTGAAATCGAACCTGTCGGCTCCAATCGCCCGGTGAAGGTGAACGTCCGCGTCATCGCCGCCACCCATCGGAATCTCCGTGAAATGGTGCAAGCCGGCACTTTCCGTGAGGATCTTTATCAGCGCTTTGGATCAAGCATCACCATCCCGCCACTGCGTGCCCGGAAAATCGACATCCCCGTCCTGTCGTCCCATCTGCTAACGGCGTGGAACGCGCGGCACCAACACCAGAAACGTCTCTCACCCGCTGCCATCAACGAACTCATCCGCTATCCCTGGCCCGGCAATGTCCGCGAACTCCGCCGCGTGATCCAGCAATCGGCGATGCTCGCGTCCGGGAAAGTCATCCACCCTCAGGATCTTCGCTTTGAGGCTCCGCTTCGCACGGATCCGATGTCCGCACTCCCCGATCCTTCCGAGGGCTTTGTCCTCGCCGAATTCCTCGATGGGATCAAACTCCACCTGATCCAACGGGCCATGGAACTGAGCGGCGGCGTCCAAGCCCGCGCCGCCAGGCTGCTTGGCATCACCCCGCAGGCCATCAACCAGCTTCTGAAATCAAGGAATCTTCAATAG
- a CDS encoding DEAD/DEAH box helicase family protein, protein MKSCNFEFLRKGHRELADLGGFAEAYVHTDPAACLVKLRTFAEFLVKALFSHHRLELTYQCNLNDLLADHSFKSITPAVVQDKLHLIRIKGNHAAHGTLHPTTPGQMTGILKEAFDLAQWLALSTGLMRRDELPAWQEPLALTGDSKSQLQREKKAALQKLAAQEELMAKLLADLEEARSQAEAASSSESEKAALLNQAQQAASALDFSEEETRFKLIDELLAKAGWKVGARGQNTDEVTQEHPVLHQPVASGKGRADYVVWDPDNGLPLGVVESKKTAEDAAKGKMQAKYYADGLEKEYGQRPVIFYTNGYEIFIWDDAKGEPPRSLFGFYSLDSLRYCIFQRNQREESLGALFPKEAIIDRLYQIECVKRTCENFDKRRRHALLIQATGTGKTRVAVAMSELMIRAKWAKRILFLCDRRELRKQAGNTFDEFLPSEPRVIVTRNTANDKDKRIYLATYPAMMKCFQNFDVGFFDLIIADESHRSIYNRFRDIFRYFDCFQIGLTATPVKFIFRNTYKLFGCENEDPTANYTYDEAISHKPPYLCPFTVVKHTTKFLRQGIKYKELTPEQREQLAEQTSDSESVDYGKEQVSKAVFNKDTDRAILRNLMENGIRNTDGTRLGKTIIFARNHRHAKLLVELFDEMYPQYGGDFCLRIDNYEPRAEQLIDDFKTADGSKNLTIAVSVDMLDTGIDIPQIVNLVFAKPVKSYSKFWQMIGRGTRLCENLFGPGKHKTTFQIFDHWGNFEYFDELKKEIAPARAKSLPEQLFEARIALAEAALTAQDHDAFRLSISLIAADIAALPSDCLSIKEKWKDIQAMKKDGVLDAFSAATRANLKSVIAPLMAWRDVHSKEAALKFDLLAARLSIATLAKSSDAEDLRDQVIDHVSRLPINLQPVQEKLHTIQKAKQKSTYQGATTGELEALRTELRGIMRYQVNPTGDPAEPRYIDLKEDPGEYTSTPHHVKLAGLDLAAYRSRVESVLRDLFDQSTALKNIRAGLPVAEGDLDQLVQDVLLQDPDLHLEELLNHYPNKAQNLALAIRRVIGLDAEKVNDQFKAFVQQYPALNANQIRFLELLKSHIATYGAIEIDRLWESPFTTLHAEGIDGIFPDSAQVDSLLDLLQNLNLTAA, encoded by the coding sequence ATGAAATCATGTAACTTTGAGTTCCTCCGGAAAGGCCACCGCGAACTCGCCGATCTTGGCGGCTTTGCAGAAGCCTACGTTCACACCGACCCGGCCGCCTGCCTGGTCAAGCTACGCACCTTTGCCGAGTTCCTGGTCAAAGCCCTCTTCTCCCACCATCGGCTGGAACTCACTTATCAGTGCAACCTCAACGACCTGCTCGCCGACCACTCGTTCAAGTCGATCACGCCGGCGGTGGTGCAGGACAAGCTCCACCTGATCCGCATCAAGGGAAACCACGCCGCCCACGGCACGCTTCATCCCACCACGCCCGGGCAGATGACCGGTATCCTCAAGGAAGCCTTCGATCTCGCCCAGTGGCTCGCCCTCTCCACCGGGCTCATGCGCCGCGACGAACTGCCAGCCTGGCAGGAGCCGCTCGCCCTCACCGGAGATTCGAAATCACAGCTCCAGCGCGAGAAAAAGGCCGCCCTCCAGAAACTCGCAGCGCAGGAAGAACTCATGGCGAAACTCCTCGCCGATCTTGAGGAAGCCCGCTCCCAAGCCGAGGCCGCCAGCAGCTCCGAATCCGAAAAAGCCGCCCTTCTCAACCAAGCCCAACAGGCAGCCTCCGCCCTCGACTTCAGCGAGGAGGAGACCCGCTTCAAGCTCATCGACGAGTTGCTCGCCAAAGCCGGTTGGAAAGTCGGTGCGCGCGGTCAAAACACCGATGAGGTGACTCAGGAACACCCCGTCCTTCACCAGCCGGTTGCCAGCGGCAAAGGCCGCGCGGATTATGTTGTCTGGGATCCCGACAACGGCCTGCCGCTCGGGGTTGTGGAGAGTAAGAAAACCGCCGAGGACGCCGCCAAGGGTAAGATGCAGGCGAAATACTACGCCGACGGTCTCGAAAAGGAATACGGCCAGCGCCCGGTCATCTTCTACACCAACGGTTACGAGATCTTCATCTGGGACGATGCCAAGGGCGAACCTCCCCGCTCGCTCTTCGGCTTCTACTCCCTCGACAGCTTGCGGTACTGCATCTTCCAGCGGAACCAGCGCGAAGAAAGCCTTGGTGCGCTCTTCCCCAAGGAAGCCATCATCGACCGCCTCTACCAGATCGAGTGCGTCAAGCGCACCTGCGAGAACTTCGACAAGCGCCGCCGCCATGCCCTTCTCATCCAGGCCACAGGCACCGGCAAGACCCGCGTCGCCGTCGCCATGTCGGAACTCATGATCCGCGCGAAGTGGGCCAAACGCATCCTCTTCCTCTGCGACCGCCGGGAACTCCGCAAACAGGCTGGGAACACCTTCGACGAATTCCTCCCGTCCGAGCCCCGTGTCATCGTCACCCGCAACACCGCGAACGATAAGGACAAGCGCATCTACCTCGCGACCTACCCCGCGATGATGAAGTGTTTCCAGAACTTCGACGTCGGCTTCTTCGATCTCATCATCGCCGACGAGAGCCACCGCAGCATTTACAACCGCTTCCGCGACATCTTCCGCTACTTCGATTGCTTCCAGATCGGCCTCACGGCCACGCCGGTGAAGTTCATCTTCCGGAACACCTACAAGCTCTTCGGCTGCGAAAACGAGGATCCCACCGCGAACTACACCTACGACGAGGCCATCAGCCACAAGCCGCCCTACCTGTGCCCCTTCACCGTGGTGAAACACACCACCAAGTTCCTGCGGCAGGGCATCAAGTATAAGGAACTCACCCCGGAGCAGCGCGAACAGCTCGCCGAACAGACCTCCGATTCCGAGTCGGTCGATTACGGCAAGGAGCAGGTCAGCAAGGCTGTATTCAACAAGGACACAGACCGCGCCATCCTCCGCAACCTGATGGAAAACGGCATCCGCAATACCGACGGCACACGCCTTGGCAAGACCATCATCTTTGCCCGCAACCACCGCCACGCGAAACTCCTCGTCGAACTCTTCGATGAAATGTATCCGCAATACGGCGGAGACTTCTGCCTGCGCATCGACAACTACGAACCGCGTGCGGAACAGCTCATCGACGATTTCAAGACCGCCGACGGCAGCAAGAACCTCACCATCGCCGTTTCCGTGGACATGCTGGACACCGGCATCGACATCCCGCAGATCGTCAACCTCGTCTTCGCCAAGCCCGTCAAATCCTACTCCAAGTTCTGGCAGATGATCGGCCGAGGCACCCGCTTGTGTGAAAACCTCTTCGGCCCCGGCAAACACAAGACCACCTTCCAGATCTTCGATCACTGGGGAAACTTCGAATACTTCGACGAACTCAAGAAGGAAATCGCCCCCGCCCGCGCCAAGTCCCTCCCCGAGCAACTCTTCGAAGCCCGCATTGCCCTCGCCGAGGCCGCTCTGACCGCCCAGGATCACGACGCATTCAGGCTTTCCATCAGCCTGATCGCCGCAGACATCGCCGCACTGCCCTCCGACTGCCTTTCCATCAAGGAAAAGTGGAAGGACATCCAGGCGATGAAAAAAGACGGTGTCTTGGATGCTTTCTCCGCCGCCACCCGGGCAAACCTCAAAAGCGTTATCGCTCCGCTGATGGCCTGGCGGGATGTCCATAGCAAGGAAGCGGCCCTCAAGTTCGACCTTCTCGCCGCGCGCTTGTCCATCGCCACTTTGGCCAAGTCCTCCGATGCGGAGGATCTGCGCGATCAGGTCATCGACCACGTCTCACGCCTTCCCATCAATCTGCAGCCGGTTCAGGAAAAGCTCCACACGATCCAGAAGGCAAAGCAGAAGTCCACCTATCAGGGAGCGACCACCGGGGAACTCGAAGCCCTCCGCACAGAGTTGCGCGGCATCATGCGCTATCAGGTAAATCCCACCGGGGATCCGGCGGAGCCCCGCTACATCGACTTGAAGGAAGATCCCGGCGAATACACATCCACCCCCCACCACGTCAAACTCGCCGGCCTCGACCTCGCAGCCTACCGCAGCCGCGTTGAATCTGTCCTCCGGGATCTCTTCGACCAAAGCACAGCGCTCAAGAACATCCGCGCGGGACTCCCAGTCGCCGAGGGAGATCTCGATCAACTCGTCCAGGACGTGCTTCTGCAAGACCCGGATCTCCACCTCGAAGAACTCCTCAATCACTACCCGAACAAAGCCCAGAACCTCGCCCTCGCGATCCGCCGGGTCATCGGTCTCGACGCGGAGAAGGTCAACGACCAGTTCAAGGCTTTCGTCCAGCAATACCCGGCTCTCAACGCCAACCAGATCCGCTTCCTGGAGTTGCTGAAATCCCACATCGCCACCTACGGAGCCATCGAGATCGACCGCCTCTGGGAATCACCCTTCACTACCCTCCACGCCGAGGGGATCGACGGCATCTTCCCGGACTCCGCCCAAGTCGATTCACTCCTCGATTTACTCCAGAACCTCAACCTCACCGCTGCCTGA
- a CDS encoding N-6 DNA methylase has product MTLATAYRNKIDALWLDFHSGGITNPITVIEQISYLMFARLLDISESREEKRAARLKKDFKRTFPADKQHLRWSHFRNEGGDRMLTIVRDEFFPFMRTNLQQHPLGRYLKDANCLIPSGNLLSRAVAAIEELPLTEGDAKGDIYEHLLGKLATAGIAGQFRSPRHIIRAMVEMLDPKPTDTVCDPACGTGGFLISVMLYLYEKYSTAALVETDAEGNKHYPGDLLEPYLDHIRGGMFNGFDFDITMLRTAAMNLLLHNVESPSIHYQDTLGSNFSEKFPKECSNCFDVMLANPPFKGTIDLENVDPMLKSKVKTKKTELLFLVLILHMLKMGGRAAVIVPDGVLFGSSQAHLGVRQLIVDDNQLEAVISLPAGVFKPYAGVSTAILIFAKGGRTDDVWFYDVQADGYSLDDKRTPQPDKNDLPDLVKQWKARNPKKESDRSAKHFFVPVADIRENKYDLSLNRYKVTKHEETTYDPPKTILKRMDKLGQEVLKDIDELEGMLK; this is encoded by the coding sequence ATGACCCTCGCCACCGCATACCGCAATAAAATCGACGCCCTCTGGTTGGACTTCCACTCCGGTGGCATCACCAATCCCATCACGGTGATCGAACAGATCTCCTACCTGATGTTCGCCCGCCTGCTGGACATCTCCGAGTCGCGGGAGGAAAAACGCGCCGCCCGCCTCAAGAAGGACTTCAAGCGCACCTTCCCGGCCGACAAGCAGCACCTCCGCTGGTCTCACTTCCGCAACGAGGGCGGCGACCGCATGCTCACCATCGTCCGCGACGAGTTCTTCCCCTTCATGCGAACCAATCTCCAGCAGCACCCGCTCGGCCGCTACCTCAAGGACGCCAACTGTCTCATCCCCTCCGGCAACCTGCTCTCCCGCGCCGTCGCCGCCATCGAGGAACTCCCGCTCACCGAAGGCGATGCCAAGGGCGACATCTACGAGCACCTGCTCGGCAAGCTCGCCACCGCCGGCATCGCCGGGCAGTTCCGCTCCCCGCGCCACATCATCCGCGCCATGGTAGAAATGCTCGATCCCAAGCCCACCGACACCGTCTGCGATCCCGCTTGCGGCACCGGCGGCTTCCTCATCTCCGTGATGCTCTACCTCTACGAGAAATACTCCACCGCCGCCCTGGTGGAAACCGACGCGGAGGGAAACAAGCATTACCCCGGCGACCTACTCGAACCCTACCTCGACCACATACGGGGCGGCATGTTCAACGGCTTCGACTTCGACATCACCATGCTCCGCACCGCGGCCATGAACCTGCTCTTGCACAATGTCGAGTCCCCCAGCATCCACTATCAGGACACCCTCGGCTCGAACTTCTCGGAAAAGTTCCCCAAGGAGTGCTCCAACTGCTTCGACGTCATGCTCGCCAATCCTCCCTTCAAGGGCACCATCGACCTCGAAAACGTCGATCCCATGCTCAAGAGCAAGGTCAAAACCAAGAAGACCGAGCTGCTCTTCCTCGTCCTCATCCTCCACATGCTCAAGATGGGCGGACGCGCCGCCGTCATCGTGCCGGACGGCGTGCTCTTCGGCTCCAGCCAGGCTCACCTCGGCGTGCGCCAGTTGATCGTCGATGACAACCAGCTCGAAGCCGTCATCTCCCTGCCCGCCGGAGTCTTCAAGCCCTATGCCGGCGTCTCCACCGCCATCCTCATCTTCGCCAAGGGCGGCCGCACCGACGATGTCTGGTTCTACGACGTCCAGGCCGACGGCTACAGCCTCGACGACAAACGCACGCCCCAGCCCGACAAGAACGACCTCCCGGATCTGGTGAAACAGTGGAAAGCCCGCAACCCGAAGAAAGAGAGCGACCGCTCCGCCAAACACTTCTTCGTCCCCGTCGCCGACATCCGAGAAAACAAATACGACCTCTCGCTCAACCGCTACAAGGTGACGAAGCACGAGGAAACCACCTACGACCCGCCGAAGACCATTCTCAAGCGTATGGATAAGCTCGGGCAGGAAGTGCTCAAGGACATTGACGAACTGGAGGGGATGCTGAAATGA
- a CDS encoding restriction endonuclease subunit S: MSWGTVQIGTVCEIVSGATPRTSKPEYWNGEVKWVTPKDLSNLREKHISDTPRKITRQGLNSCAAKMLPPQSVLLSCRAPIGLVAINTEPVCTNQGFKSLVPKANQVDPNYLYWWLLTNREYLDGLGRGATFKEISKSIIQEIDIPLPHRNGKPDLNVQKRIAAILDKADAIRRKLQQSLRLSDDFLRSVFLDMFGDPEGNGWEIKTIEDVLAPRKGAIRTGPFGSNLLHSEFVDEGIAVLGIDNAVQNKFAPGKPRFITEEKYQSLKHYTVYPGDVLITIMGTCGRCAIVPEDIPTAINTKHLCCISLDRKKCLPEFLHSYFLLHPMAKSYLGQTAKGAIMDGLSGGVIKRMPIPEVPMSLQKQYAKLVKNRTALVDRLTNQLAESEDLFSSLQQRAFRGEL; the protein is encoded by the coding sequence ATGAGTTGGGGAACAGTTCAGATCGGCACCGTGTGTGAGATTGTCTCAGGGGCAACACCACGAACCAGTAAACCCGAATATTGGAACGGTGAAGTGAAGTGGGTCACGCCAAAGGATCTGAGTAACCTCCGCGAAAAGCACATCAGCGACACTCCACGTAAAATCACTAGGCAAGGACTCAATAGCTGCGCAGCGAAAATGTTGCCTCCGCAGTCAGTTCTCCTTTCCTGCCGTGCCCCTATTGGCCTCGTTGCCATCAACACAGAACCGGTTTGCACAAATCAAGGTTTCAAAAGCCTCGTGCCGAAAGCCAACCAAGTTGATCCCAACTATCTTTATTGGTGGCTTTTGACCAATCGTGAATACTTGGATGGCCTTGGTCGTGGAGCAACCTTCAAGGAAATATCCAAGTCCATCATTCAGGAAATCGACATCCCGCTCCCCCACAGAAACGGCAAGCCCGACTTGAACGTGCAAAAGCGGATCGCCGCTATCCTCGACAAAGCCGACGCCATCCGCCGCAAGCTCCAACAATCCCTCCGCCTCTCCGACGACTTCCTCCGCTCCGTCTTCCTCGACATGTTCGGCGACCCCGAGGGAAATGGTTGGGAGATAAAAACGATTGAGGACGTTCTAGCACCCAGGAAAGGAGCGATCAGGACAGGCCCATTTGGAAGCAACCTCTTGCATTCAGAGTTCGTGGATGAAGGGATTGCCGTCCTCGGGATCGACAATGCGGTGCAGAATAAATTCGCTCCCGGAAAACCCCGTTTCATCACCGAAGAGAAGTATCAGTCGCTGAAGCACTACACCGTTTATCCTGGCGACGTCCTGATCACGATCATGGGAACCTGCGGCCGTTGCGCGATCGTGCCGGAAGACATACCCACAGCGATCAACACCAAGCACCTCTGCTGCATAAGTCTCGACCGTAAGAAGTGCCTCCCTGAATTTCTGCACTCCTATTTCCTCCTCCATCCGATGGCCAAGTCCTACCTTGGCCAAACCGCAAAGGGCGCAATCATGGATGGCCTCAGCGGAGGCGTCATCAAACGAATGCCAATCCCGGAGGTTCCCATGTCACTGCAGAAGCAATACGCCAAGCTGGTGAAGAACCGAACAGCACTTGTTGATCGCCTCACCAATCAACTCGCCGAAAGCGAAGACCTCTTCTCCTCCCTCCAACAACGCGCCTTCCGGGGCGAACTCTGA